The Macaca fascicularis isolate 582-1 chromosome 1, T2T-MFA8v1.1 genome includes a window with the following:
- the AMPD2 gene encoding AMP deaminase 2 isoform X2 produces MRNRGRGLFRLRSRCFLHQSLPLGAGRRKGLDVAEPGPSRCRSDSPAVAAVVPAMASYPSGSGKPKAKYPFKKRASLQASTAAPEARGGLGAPPLQSARSLPGPAPCLKHFPLDLRTSMDGKCKEIAEELFTRSLAESELRSAPYEFPEESPIEQLEERRQRLERQISQDVKLEPDILLRAKQDFLKTDSDSDLQLYKEQGEGQGDRSLRERDVLEREFQRVTISGEEKCGVPFTDLLDAAKSVVRALFIREKYMALSLQSFCPTTRRYLQQLAEKPLETRTYEQGPDTPVSADAPVHPPALEQHPYEHCEPSTMPGDLGLGLRMVRGVVHVYTRREPDEHCSEVELPYPDLQEFVADVNVLMALIINGPIKSFCYRRLQYLSSKFQMHVLLNEMKELAAQKKVPHRDFYNIRKVDTHIHASSCMNQKHLLRFIKRAMKRHLEEIVHVEQGREQTLREVFESMNLTAYDLSVDTLDVHADRNTFHRFDKFNAKYNPIGESVLREIFIKTDNRVSGKYFAHIIKEVMSDLEESKYQNAELRLSIYGRSRDEWDKLARWAVMHHVHSPNVRWLVQVPRLFDVYRTKGQLANFQEMLENIFLPLFEATVHPASHPELHLFLEHVDGFDSVDDESKPENHVFNLESPLPEAWVEEDNPPYAYYLYYTFANMAMLNHLRRQRGFHTFVLRPHCGEAGPIHHLVSAFMLAENISHGLLLRKAPVLQYLYYLAQIGIAMSPLSNNSLFLSYHRNPLPEYLSRGLMVSLSTDDPLQFHFTKEPLMEEYSIATQVWKLSSCDMCELARNSVLMSGFSHKVKSHWLGPNYTKEGPEGNDIRRTNVPDIRVGYRYETLCQELALITQAVQSEMLETIPEEAGITMSPGPQ; encoded by the exons ATGAGAAATCGTGGCCGGGGCCTCTTCCGCCTGCGGAGCCGCTGCTTCCTGCATCAGTCACTCccgctgggggcggggcggaggAAGGGGTTGGATGTGGCAGAGCCAGGCCCCAGCCGGTGCCGCTCAGACTCCCCCGCTGTCGCCGCCGTGGTCCCAGCCATGGCATCCTATCCATCTGGCTCTGGCAAGCCCAAGGCCAAATATCCCTTTAAGAAGCGGGCCAGCCTGCAGGCCTCCACTGCAGCTCCAG AGGCTCGGGGTGGTCTGGGGGCCCCTCCGCTGCAGTCTGCCCGATCCCTGCCGGGCCCCGCCCCCTGCCTCAAGCACTTCCCGCTCGACCTGCGCACGTCTATGGATGGCAAATGCAAGGAGATCGCCGAG GAGCTGTTCACCCGCTCGCTGGCCGAGAGTGAGCTCCGTAGTGCCCCGTATGAGTTCCCCGAGGAGAGCCCCATTGAACAGCTGGAGGAGCGGCGGCAGCGGCTGGAGCGGCAGATCAGCCAGGATGTCAA GCTGGAGCCGGACATCCTGCTTCGGGCCAAGCAAGATTTCCTGAAGACAGACAGTGACTCGGACCTACA GCTCTACAAGGAACAGGGTGAGGGGCAGGGTGACCGGAGCCTGCGGGAGCGTGATGTGCTGGAACGGGAGTTTCAGCGGGTCACCATCTCCGGGGAGGAGAAGTGTGGG GTGCCATTCACAGACCTGCTGGATGCAGCCAAGAGTGTGGTGCGGGCACTCTTCATCCGGGAGAAGTACATGGCCCTGTCCCTGCAGAGCTTCTGCCCCACCACCCGCCGCTACCTGCAGCAGCTGGCTGAAAAGCCTCTGGAGACCCGGACCTATGAGCAGGGCCCCGACACCCCTGTGTCTGCTG ATGCCCCGGTGCACCCCCCTGCACTGGAGCAGCACCCGTACGAGCACTGTGAGCCAAGCACCATGCCTGGGGACCTGGGCTTGGGTCTGCGCATGGTGCGGGGTGTGGTGCACGTCTACACCCGAAGGGAACCTGACGAGCA TTGCTCAGAGGTGGAGCTGCCATATCCTGACCTGCAGGAATTTGTGGCTGACGTCAATGTGCTGATGGCCCTGATTATCAATGGCCCCAT AAAGTCATTCTGCTACCGCCGGCTGCAGTACCTGAGCTCCAAGTTCCAGATGCACGTGCTACTCAATGAGATGAAGGAACTGGCCGCCCAGAAGAAAGTGCCACACCGAGATTTCTACAACATCCGCAAG GTGGACACCCACATCCATGCCTCGTCCTGCATGAACCAGAAGCATCTGCTGCGCTTCATCAAGCGGGCGATGAAACGGCACCTGGAGGAGATCGTGCACGTGGAGCAGGGCCGTGAACAGACGCTGCGGGAGGTCTTTGAGAGCATGAATCTCACAGCCTACGACCTGAGTGTGGACACGCTGGATGTGCATGCG GACAGGAACACTTTCCATCGCTTTGACAAGTTTAATGCCAAATACAACCCTATTGGGGAGTCCGTCCTCCGAGAGATCTTCATCAAGACGGACAACAGGGTATCTGGGAAGTACTTTGCTCACATCATTAAG GAGGTGATGTCAGACCTGGAGGAGAGCAAATACCAGAATGCAGAGCTGCGGCTCTCCATTTACGGGCGCTCGAGGGATGAGTGGGACAAGCTGGCGCGCTGGGCCGTCATGCACCATGTGCACTCCCCCAACGTGCGCTGGCTGGTGCAGGTGCCCCGCCTCTT TGATGTGTACCGTACCAAGGGCCAGCTGGCCAACTTCCAGGAGATGCTGGAGAACATCTTCCTGCCACTGTTCGAGGCCACTGTGCACCCTGCCAGCCACCCGGAGCTGCATCTGTTCTTGGAGCAT GTGGATGGTTTTGACAGTGTGGATGACGAGTCCAAGCCTGAGAACCATGTCTTCAACCTGGAGAGCCCCCTGCCTGAGGCGTGGGTGGAGGAGGACAACCCACCCTATGCCTACTACCTGTACTACACCTTTGCCAACATGGCCATGTTGAACCACCTGCGCAG GCAGAGGGGCTTCCACACGTTTGTGCTGAGGCCACACTGTGGGGAGGCTGGACCCATCCACCACCTGGTGTCAGCCTTCATGCTGGCTGAGAACATTTCCCATGGGCTGCTTCTGCGCAAG GCCCCCGTCCTGCAGTACCTGTACTACCTGGCCCAGATTGGCATCGCCATGTCCCCGCTCAGCAACAACAGCCTCTTCCTCAGCTACCACCGGAATCCGCTACCGGAGTACCTGTCCCGCGGCCTCATGGTCTCCCTGTCCACTGATGATCCCCTGCAGTTCCACTTCACCAAG GAGCCGCTGATGGAGGAATACAGCATCGCCACCCAGGTGTGGAAGCTCAGCTCCTGCGATATGTGTGAGCTGGCCCGCAACAGCGTGCTCATGAGTGGCTTCTCGCACAAG GTAAAGAGCCACTGGCTGGGACCCAACTATACCAAGGAAGGCCCTGAAGGGAATGACATCCGCCGGACCAACGTGCCAGACATCCGCGTGGGCTACCGCTACGAGACCCTGTGCCAGGAGCTGGCGCTCATCACGCAGGCAGTCCAGAGTGAGATGCTGGAGACCATTCCGGAGGAGGCGGGTATCACCATGAGCCCAGGGCCTCAGTGA
- the AMPD2 gene encoding AMP deaminase 2 isoform X1, translating to MRKLTHETGPRSRVSSGQPYHGVAAAHVAPRKRKKWRGGVGRRRRGQAGAGPRAAEPGAEPARFSWDRTCCVTPPQSGRGSPTLNAQGVLRETWTSSGSRSLGSTWPTRLLIAIAGLGGRDTGVALRPVWLPRSAGVHLRPAGNFERLPYFPHLSARAGALGVTWPESGARPPCPLSGPGLSAVQTLVGSLPSELGHHGFRLEPDILLRAKQDFLKTDSDSDLQLYKEQGEGQGDRSLRERDVLEREFQRVTISGEEKCGVPFTDLLDAAKSVVRALFIREKYMALSLQSFCPTTRRYLQQLAEKPLETRTYEQGPDTPVSADAPVHPPALEQHPYEHCEPSTMPGDLGLGLRMVRGVVHVYTRREPDEHCSEVELPYPDLQEFVADVNVLMALIINGPIKSFCYRRLQYLSSKFQMHVLLNEMKELAAQKKVPHRDFYNIRKVDTHIHASSCMNQKHLLRFIKRAMKRHLEEIVHVEQGREQTLREVFESMNLTAYDLSVDTLDVHADRNTFHRFDKFNAKYNPIGESVLREIFIKTDNRVSGKYFAHIIKEVMSDLEESKYQNAELRLSIYGRSRDEWDKLARWAVMHHVHSPNVRWLVQVPRLFDVYRTKGQLANFQEMLENIFLPLFEATVHPASHPELHLFLEHVDGFDSVDDESKPENHVFNLESPLPEAWVEEDNPPYAYYLYYTFANMAMLNHLRRQRGFHTFVLRPHCGEAGPIHHLVSAFMLAENISHGLLLRKAPVLQYLYYLAQIGIAMSPLSNNSLFLSYHRNPLPEYLSRGLMVSLSTDDPLQFHFTKEPLMEEYSIATQVWKLSSCDMCELARNSVLMSGFSHKVKSHWLGPNYTKEGPEGNDIRRTNVPDIRVGYRYETLCQELALITQAVQSEMLETIPEEAGITMSPGPQ from the exons ATGAGGAAGCTGACGCACGAAACTGGCCCAAGATCAAGGGTCAGCTCAGGCCAGCCCTACCACGGTGTGGCGGCTGCCCACGTGGCGcccaggaagagaaaaaaatggcgAGGCGGGGTCGGCAGGCGGAGGCGGGGCCAGGCGGGGGCGGGGCCAAGGGCCGCAGAGCCTGGCGCGGAGCCGGCGAGATTTTCGTGGGATCGCACCTGTTGCGTGACTCCACCACAGTCCGGCCGCGGGAGTCCGACCCTGAATGCCCAGGGAGTGTTGCGAGAAACCTGGACGAGTTCCGGGTCCCGCTCCCTTGGGAGCACGTGGCCTACCCGTCTCTTGATTGCGATTGCGGGGTTGGGTGGTCGCGACACCGGGGTCGCCTTGAGGCCAGTCTGGCTGCCGAGATCTGCGGGAGTCCACCTCCGGCCAGCTGGCAATTTTGAAAGACTGCCTTACTTTCCCCATCTCAGTGCCAGGGCAGGGGCCCTTGGAGTGACTTGGCCGGAGTCTGGGGCCCGACCACCCTGCCCTCTCTCAGGACCCGGGCTTTCTGCTGTGCAGACCCTCGTGGGCAGCCTCCCCTCGGAACTCGGACACCATGGCTTCAG GCTGGAGCCGGACATCCTGCTTCGGGCCAAGCAAGATTTCCTGAAGACAGACAGTGACTCGGACCTACA GCTCTACAAGGAACAGGGTGAGGGGCAGGGTGACCGGAGCCTGCGGGAGCGTGATGTGCTGGAACGGGAGTTTCAGCGGGTCACCATCTCCGGGGAGGAGAAGTGTGGG GTGCCATTCACAGACCTGCTGGATGCAGCCAAGAGTGTGGTGCGGGCACTCTTCATCCGGGAGAAGTACATGGCCCTGTCCCTGCAGAGCTTCTGCCCCACCACCCGCCGCTACCTGCAGCAGCTGGCTGAAAAGCCTCTGGAGACCCGGACCTATGAGCAGGGCCCCGACACCCCTGTGTCTGCTG ATGCCCCGGTGCACCCCCCTGCACTGGAGCAGCACCCGTACGAGCACTGTGAGCCAAGCACCATGCCTGGGGACCTGGGCTTGGGTCTGCGCATGGTGCGGGGTGTGGTGCACGTCTACACCCGAAGGGAACCTGACGAGCA TTGCTCAGAGGTGGAGCTGCCATATCCTGACCTGCAGGAATTTGTGGCTGACGTCAATGTGCTGATGGCCCTGATTATCAATGGCCCCAT AAAGTCATTCTGCTACCGCCGGCTGCAGTACCTGAGCTCCAAGTTCCAGATGCACGTGCTACTCAATGAGATGAAGGAACTGGCCGCCCAGAAGAAAGTGCCACACCGAGATTTCTACAACATCCGCAAG GTGGACACCCACATCCATGCCTCGTCCTGCATGAACCAGAAGCATCTGCTGCGCTTCATCAAGCGGGCGATGAAACGGCACCTGGAGGAGATCGTGCACGTGGAGCAGGGCCGTGAACAGACGCTGCGGGAGGTCTTTGAGAGCATGAATCTCACAGCCTACGACCTGAGTGTGGACACGCTGGATGTGCATGCG GACAGGAACACTTTCCATCGCTTTGACAAGTTTAATGCCAAATACAACCCTATTGGGGAGTCCGTCCTCCGAGAGATCTTCATCAAGACGGACAACAGGGTATCTGGGAAGTACTTTGCTCACATCATTAAG GAGGTGATGTCAGACCTGGAGGAGAGCAAATACCAGAATGCAGAGCTGCGGCTCTCCATTTACGGGCGCTCGAGGGATGAGTGGGACAAGCTGGCGCGCTGGGCCGTCATGCACCATGTGCACTCCCCCAACGTGCGCTGGCTGGTGCAGGTGCCCCGCCTCTT TGATGTGTACCGTACCAAGGGCCAGCTGGCCAACTTCCAGGAGATGCTGGAGAACATCTTCCTGCCACTGTTCGAGGCCACTGTGCACCCTGCCAGCCACCCGGAGCTGCATCTGTTCTTGGAGCAT GTGGATGGTTTTGACAGTGTGGATGACGAGTCCAAGCCTGAGAACCATGTCTTCAACCTGGAGAGCCCCCTGCCTGAGGCGTGGGTGGAGGAGGACAACCCACCCTATGCCTACTACCTGTACTACACCTTTGCCAACATGGCCATGTTGAACCACCTGCGCAG GCAGAGGGGCTTCCACACGTTTGTGCTGAGGCCACACTGTGGGGAGGCTGGACCCATCCACCACCTGGTGTCAGCCTTCATGCTGGCTGAGAACATTTCCCATGGGCTGCTTCTGCGCAAG GCCCCCGTCCTGCAGTACCTGTACTACCTGGCCCAGATTGGCATCGCCATGTCCCCGCTCAGCAACAACAGCCTCTTCCTCAGCTACCACCGGAATCCGCTACCGGAGTACCTGTCCCGCGGCCTCATGGTCTCCCTGTCCACTGATGATCCCCTGCAGTTCCACTTCACCAAG GAGCCGCTGATGGAGGAATACAGCATCGCCACCCAGGTGTGGAAGCTCAGCTCCTGCGATATGTGTGAGCTGGCCCGCAACAGCGTGCTCATGAGTGGCTTCTCGCACAAG GTAAAGAGCCACTGGCTGGGACCCAACTATACCAAGGAAGGCCCTGAAGGGAATGACATCCGCCGGACCAACGTGCCAGACATCCGCGTGGGCTACCGCTACGAGACCCTGTGCCAGGAGCTGGCGCTCATCACGCAGGCAGTCCAGAGTGAGATGCTGGAGACCATTCCGGAGGAGGCGGGTATCACCATGAGCCCAGGGCCTCAGTGA
- the AMPD2 gene encoding AMP deaminase 2 isoform X5 gives MDGKCKEIAEELFTRSLAESELRSAPYEFPEESPIEQLEERRQRLERQISQDVKLEPDILLRAKQDFLKTDSDSDLQLYKEQGEGQGDRSLRERDVLEREFQRVTISGEEKCGVPFTDLLDAAKSVVRALFIREKYMALSLQSFCPTTRRYLQQLAEKPLETRTYEQGPDTPVSADAPVHPPALEQHPYEHCEPSTMPGDLGLGLRMVRGVVHVYTRREPDEHCSEVELPYPDLQEFVADVNVLMALIINGPIKSFCYRRLQYLSSKFQMHVLLNEMKELAAQKKVPHRDFYNIRKVDTHIHASSCMNQKHLLRFIKRAMKRHLEEIVHVEQGREQTLREVFESMNLTAYDLSVDTLDVHADRNTFHRFDKFNAKYNPIGESVLREIFIKTDNRVSGKYFAHIIKEVMSDLEESKYQNAELRLSIYGRSRDEWDKLARWAVMHHVHSPNVRWLVQVPRLFDVYRTKGQLANFQEMLENIFLPLFEATVHPASHPELHLFLEHVDGFDSVDDESKPENHVFNLESPLPEAWVEEDNPPYAYYLYYTFANMAMLNHLRRQRGFHTFVLRPHCGEAGPIHHLVSAFMLAENISHGLLLRKAPVLQYLYYLAQIGIAMSPLSNNSLFLSYHRNPLPEYLSRGLMVSLSTDDPLQFHFTKEPLMEEYSIATQVWKLSSCDMCELARNSVLMSGFSHKVKSHWLGPNYTKEGPEGNDIRRTNVPDIRVGYRYETLCQELALITQAVQSEMLETIPEEAGITMSPGPQ, from the exons ATGGATGGCAAATGCAAGGAGATCGCCGAG GAGCTGTTCACCCGCTCGCTGGCCGAGAGTGAGCTCCGTAGTGCCCCGTATGAGTTCCCCGAGGAGAGCCCCATTGAACAGCTGGAGGAGCGGCGGCAGCGGCTGGAGCGGCAGATCAGCCAGGATGTCAA GCTGGAGCCGGACATCCTGCTTCGGGCCAAGCAAGATTTCCTGAAGACAGACAGTGACTCGGACCTACA GCTCTACAAGGAACAGGGTGAGGGGCAGGGTGACCGGAGCCTGCGGGAGCGTGATGTGCTGGAACGGGAGTTTCAGCGGGTCACCATCTCCGGGGAGGAGAAGTGTGGG GTGCCATTCACAGACCTGCTGGATGCAGCCAAGAGTGTGGTGCGGGCACTCTTCATCCGGGAGAAGTACATGGCCCTGTCCCTGCAGAGCTTCTGCCCCACCACCCGCCGCTACCTGCAGCAGCTGGCTGAAAAGCCTCTGGAGACCCGGACCTATGAGCAGGGCCCCGACACCCCTGTGTCTGCTG ATGCCCCGGTGCACCCCCCTGCACTGGAGCAGCACCCGTACGAGCACTGTGAGCCAAGCACCATGCCTGGGGACCTGGGCTTGGGTCTGCGCATGGTGCGGGGTGTGGTGCACGTCTACACCCGAAGGGAACCTGACGAGCA TTGCTCAGAGGTGGAGCTGCCATATCCTGACCTGCAGGAATTTGTGGCTGACGTCAATGTGCTGATGGCCCTGATTATCAATGGCCCCAT AAAGTCATTCTGCTACCGCCGGCTGCAGTACCTGAGCTCCAAGTTCCAGATGCACGTGCTACTCAATGAGATGAAGGAACTGGCCGCCCAGAAGAAAGTGCCACACCGAGATTTCTACAACATCCGCAAG GTGGACACCCACATCCATGCCTCGTCCTGCATGAACCAGAAGCATCTGCTGCGCTTCATCAAGCGGGCGATGAAACGGCACCTGGAGGAGATCGTGCACGTGGAGCAGGGCCGTGAACAGACGCTGCGGGAGGTCTTTGAGAGCATGAATCTCACAGCCTACGACCTGAGTGTGGACACGCTGGATGTGCATGCG GACAGGAACACTTTCCATCGCTTTGACAAGTTTAATGCCAAATACAACCCTATTGGGGAGTCCGTCCTCCGAGAGATCTTCATCAAGACGGACAACAGGGTATCTGGGAAGTACTTTGCTCACATCATTAAG GAGGTGATGTCAGACCTGGAGGAGAGCAAATACCAGAATGCAGAGCTGCGGCTCTCCATTTACGGGCGCTCGAGGGATGAGTGGGACAAGCTGGCGCGCTGGGCCGTCATGCACCATGTGCACTCCCCCAACGTGCGCTGGCTGGTGCAGGTGCCCCGCCTCTT TGATGTGTACCGTACCAAGGGCCAGCTGGCCAACTTCCAGGAGATGCTGGAGAACATCTTCCTGCCACTGTTCGAGGCCACTGTGCACCCTGCCAGCCACCCGGAGCTGCATCTGTTCTTGGAGCAT GTGGATGGTTTTGACAGTGTGGATGACGAGTCCAAGCCTGAGAACCATGTCTTCAACCTGGAGAGCCCCCTGCCTGAGGCGTGGGTGGAGGAGGACAACCCACCCTATGCCTACTACCTGTACTACACCTTTGCCAACATGGCCATGTTGAACCACCTGCGCAG GCAGAGGGGCTTCCACACGTTTGTGCTGAGGCCACACTGTGGGGAGGCTGGACCCATCCACCACCTGGTGTCAGCCTTCATGCTGGCTGAGAACATTTCCCATGGGCTGCTTCTGCGCAAG GCCCCCGTCCTGCAGTACCTGTACTACCTGGCCCAGATTGGCATCGCCATGTCCCCGCTCAGCAACAACAGCCTCTTCCTCAGCTACCACCGGAATCCGCTACCGGAGTACCTGTCCCGCGGCCTCATGGTCTCCCTGTCCACTGATGATCCCCTGCAGTTCCACTTCACCAAG GAGCCGCTGATGGAGGAATACAGCATCGCCACCCAGGTGTGGAAGCTCAGCTCCTGCGATATGTGTGAGCTGGCCCGCAACAGCGTGCTCATGAGTGGCTTCTCGCACAAG GTAAAGAGCCACTGGCTGGGACCCAACTATACCAAGGAAGGCCCTGAAGGGAATGACATCCGCCGGACCAACGTGCCAGACATCCGCGTGGGCTACCGCTACGAGACCCTGTGCCAGGAGCTGGCGCTCATCACGCAGGCAGTCCAGAGTGAGATGCTGGAGACCATTCCGGAGGAGGCGGGTATCACCATGAGCCCAGGGCCTCAGTGA